In Nostoc sp. CENA543, a single genomic region encodes these proteins:
- a CDS encoding cytochrome P450, which yields MQLPDSPKMPKFMQLVKWINNPLQLMEASTKAHGDCFTLWLTNKQPMVFLSHPQAIEEIFTTHLENLDSRASAQILQPLLGNNSLLLLSGETHQRQRKLLTPPFHGDRMRAYGDIITNITKDVISNWQIGKAFSVRDSMQEIALRVILQAVFGLNEGERYTQLQTRLCSILELMSSSFRASLSFIPALRLDLGGWSPWGNFLRQRQEIDNLLYAEIQERRNHPDSSRNDILSLMMSARDEHGEPMSDLELRDELMTLLVAGHETTASALTWALYWIHHLPSVREKLVAELDSFHNADFNEITRLPYLTAVCQETLRIYPIGMITIPRIVKSPIEIMGHKFEPGTLLLGCIYLVHRRPDLYPQPAEFRPERFLEKQYSLYEYLPFGGSNRRCLGMAFALFEMKLVLATILSQVDLKLVDNYPVKPIRRGVTLAPSGGKWMIATGQRQKLEKSAVEV from the coding sequence ATGCAACTTCCAGATAGTCCTAAAATGCCCAAATTTATGCAGCTGGTAAAGTGGATTAACAATCCCTTACAGCTTATGGAAGCATCTACCAAAGCTCATGGTGATTGTTTTACCCTATGGTTAACTAACAAACAACCAATGGTATTTCTCAGCCATCCCCAAGCTATAGAGGAGATTTTCACTACTCATTTAGAAAACCTTGATTCTAGAGCTTCAGCCCAAATTTTACAACCATTATTAGGGAATAATTCTTTATTACTTCTATCGGGGGAGACTCATCAACGCCAACGAAAATTATTAACTCCGCCTTTTCATGGCGATCGCATGAGAGCTTACGGTGATATTATTACCAACATCACCAAAGATGTAATCAGTAATTGGCAAATTGGTAAGGCTTTTTCTGTGCGTGATTCCATGCAAGAAATTGCTTTACGGGTAATTTTACAAGCCGTGTTTGGTCTAAATGAAGGTGAACGCTATACACAGTTACAAACACGCTTATGCTCTATTTTAGAGTTAATGTCTTCTTCTTTTCGAGCTTCTCTATCTTTTATCCCAGCTTTACGCTTAGATTTAGGTGGCTGGAGTCCTTGGGGAAATTTCCTGCGTCAACGCCAAGAAATTGACAATTTATTATATGCAGAAATTCAAGAACGCAGAAATCATCCAGACTCATCCCGAAATGATATTCTTTCCCTCATGATGTCAGCGCGTGATGAACATGGCGAACCCATGAGTGATTTAGAGTTACGTGATGAATTGATGACTCTATTAGTGGCTGGTCATGAAACTACAGCCTCAGCTTTAACATGGGCATTATACTGGATTCACCATCTACCATCAGTGCGAGAAAAACTTGTAGCTGAGTTAGATAGTTTTCACAATGCAGATTTCAATGAAATTACCCGTCTTCCCTATTTAACGGCTGTATGTCAAGAGACACTCCGCATTTATCCCATCGGGATGATTACTATCCCCCGCATTGTCAAGTCCCCAATAGAAATTATGGGTCATAAATTTGAGCCAGGAACGTTGTTACTTGGCTGTATATACTTGGTTCATCGCCGTCCAGATTTATATCCCCAACCGGCAGAATTTCGTCCAGAAAGGTTTTTAGAAAAGCAATATTCGTTATATGAATATCTTCCCTTTGGTGGTAGTAACAGGCGTTGTTTGGGTATGGCTTTCGCGCTGTTTGAAATGAAATTAGTGTTGGCGACAATATTATCTCAAGTAGATTTAAAATTAGTGGACAATTATCCAGTCAAACCTATTCGTCGTGGCGTAACTTTAGCACCTTCTGGTGGTAAGTGGATGATTGCAACTGGACAAAGACAAAAGTTAGAAAAGTCTGCTGTTGAAGTGTAA
- a CDS encoding four-helix bundle copper-binding protein has translation MINESISTTMEAAKQICIECQTTCTDTLKYCKNQGSKYIDMAMMSMLRDCAEMCMMCVNMIDDGSEFMGNTCALCAQICDRTAMTCEQMSDDPTMMLCAAICRQCAESCHAMSLNAAAYFRRASSVTEAALLSR, from the coding sequence ATGATCAACGAATCTATCTCCACTACAATGGAAGCCGCTAAACAAATTTGTATTGAATGCCAAACAACTTGTACTGACACTCTTAAATATTGTAAGAATCAGGGCAGTAAATACATAGATATGGCGATGATGTCTATGTTGCGCGACTGTGCAGAAATGTGCATGATGTGCGTCAATATGATAGATGATGGTTCTGAGTTTATGGGCAATACTTGCGCTTTGTGCGCGCAAATTTGCGATCGCACTGCGATGACTTGCGAACAAATGAGCGATGACCCGACAATGATGTTGTGTGCTGCTATTTGTCGTCAATGTGCAGAATCTTGCCATGCAATGAGTTTAAATGCTGCGGCTTATTTTCGTAGAGCCAGTTCAGTTACAGAAGCAGCACTTTTGTCTCGTTAA
- a CDS encoding type II toxin-antitoxin system PemK/MazF family toxin, which yields MEQKRKIIYPKRGEIYLVIFDPTVGAEIRKTRPALILQNDVSNQYSPITIVAAITSQFTEPLYPTEVLICASEGGLEVDSVVLLNQIRSIDKQRLIKRLGILEAETVVKVDRAIQISFGLLKL from the coding sequence GTGGAACAAAAACGGAAAATAATATATCCCAAGCGTGGTGAAATATATTTAGTCATTTTCGATCCTACTGTTGGTGCAGAAATTAGAAAAACGCGTCCGGCTTTAATATTGCAAAATGATGTTTCCAATCAATACAGTCCAATTACCATTGTAGCTGCAATCACTTCACAGTTTACAGAACCTTTGTATCCCACTGAAGTTTTGATTTGCGCTTCTGAAGGTGGTTTAGAGGTAGATTCTGTTGTACTCCTCAATCAAATACGTTCAATTGACAAACAAAGGCTAATTAAACGTTTAGGTATCCTGGAAGCGGAAACTGTTGTAAAGGTGGATAGAGCTATTCAAATTAGCTTTGGCCTATTGAAATTATAG